Proteins co-encoded in one Actinomadura luteofluorescens genomic window:
- the groL gene encoding chaperonin GroEL (60 kDa chaperone family; promotes refolding of misfolded polypeptides especially under stressful conditions; forms two stacked rings of heptamers to form a barrel-shaped 14mer; ends can be capped by GroES; misfolded proteins enter the barrel where they are refolded when GroES binds), with the protein MAKILEFEEDARRALERGVNALADAVKVTIGPRGRNVVIDKKFGAPTITNDGVTIAREVELEDPYENLGAQLAKEVATKTNDIAGDGTTTATVLAQALVREGTRNVAAGASPLALKRGIDAAAQYVSDQLLKTAREVEEKGEIAHVATISAQDPQIGELIAEAFEKVGKDGVITVEEAHTMGLELEFTEGLQFDKGYLSPHMVTDHERMEAVLEDAYVLIVDGKISNVQEFLPLAEKVAQTKKPLLVVAEDVEGEALALLVANKIRGTFLSVAVKAPGFGDRRKAMLGDMATLTGGQVVSEAIGLKLDSIGLEDLGRARRITVTKDATTVVDGEGAADEVSARINQIKVEIENSDSDWDREKLQERLAKLAGGVCVLRVGAATEVELKEKKHRLEDAISATRAAIEEGIVSGGGSALVHVAKEGFGALGLSGDEATGAEAVRRALPEPLRWISENAGQEGYVVVSKVEELQAGHGYNAATGEYGDLIAQGVIDPVKVTRSAVTNAASIAGMLLTTEALVVDKPEEAEEAAGGGHGHGHGHGH; encoded by the coding sequence ATGGCGAAGATCCTGGAGTTCGAGGAGGACGCTCGCCGGGCTCTTGAGCGCGGCGTCAACGCTCTCGCGGACGCCGTCAAGGTGACGATCGGCCCGCGCGGCCGCAACGTCGTCATCGACAAGAAGTTCGGCGCGCCGACGATCACCAACGACGGCGTCACCATCGCCCGCGAGGTGGAGCTGGAGGACCCCTACGAGAACCTCGGGGCCCAGCTCGCCAAGGAAGTGGCGACCAAGACCAACGACATCGCGGGCGACGGCACCACCACGGCGACCGTCCTCGCGCAGGCGCTGGTCCGCGAAGGGACCCGCAACGTGGCGGCCGGCGCCTCGCCGCTCGCCCTCAAGCGCGGCATCGACGCGGCCGCCCAGTACGTCTCCGACCAGCTGCTGAAGACGGCGCGCGAGGTCGAGGAGAAGGGCGAGATCGCGCACGTCGCGACCATCTCCGCGCAGGACCCGCAGATCGGCGAGCTGATCGCCGAGGCGTTCGAGAAGGTCGGCAAGGACGGCGTCATCACCGTCGAGGAGGCCCACACGATGGGCCTCGAGCTGGAGTTCACCGAGGGCCTCCAGTTCGACAAGGGCTACCTGTCGCCGCACATGGTGACCGACCACGAGCGCATGGAGGCCGTCCTGGAGGACGCCTACGTGCTGATCGTGGACGGCAAGATCTCCAACGTGCAGGAGTTCCTGCCGCTGGCCGAGAAGGTCGCCCAGACCAAGAAGCCGCTGCTCGTGGTGGCCGAGGACGTCGAGGGCGAGGCCCTGGCGCTGCTGGTGGCCAACAAGATCCGCGGCACCTTCCTGTCCGTCGCGGTGAAGGCCCCCGGCTTCGGCGACCGCCGCAAGGCGATGCTCGGCGACATGGCCACCCTGACCGGCGGCCAGGTCGTCAGCGAGGCCATCGGCCTCAAGCTCGACTCGATCGGGCTGGAGGACCTCGGCCGCGCCCGCCGGATCACCGTCACCAAGGACGCCACCACCGTCGTCGACGGCGAGGGTGCGGCGGACGAGGTCTCCGCCCGGATCAACCAGATCAAGGTGGAGATCGAGAACAGCGACTCCGACTGGGACCGCGAGAAGCTGCAGGAGCGCCTGGCCAAGCTGGCCGGCGGCGTCTGCGTGCTGCGCGTCGGCGCCGCCACCGAGGTGGAGCTGAAGGAGAAGAAGCACCGCCTGGAGGACGCCATCTCGGCGACCCGCGCGGCCATCGAGGAGGGCATCGTCTCCGGCGGCGGCAGCGCCCTGGTGCACGTCGCCAAGGAGGGCTTCGGCGCCCTCGGCCTGTCCGGCGACGAGGCCACCGGCGCCGAGGCGGTCCGCCGCGCGCTGCCCGAGCCGCTGCGCTGGATCTCCGAGAACGCCGGCCAGGAGGGCTACGTCGTCGTCTCCAAGGTGGAGGAGCTGCAGGCCGGGCACGGCTACAACGCCGCCACCGGCGAGTACGGCGACCTGATCGCCCAGGGCGTCATCGACCCGGTGAAGGTCACCCGCTCGGCGGTCACCAACGCCGCCTCCATCGCGGGCATGCTGCTCACCACCGAGGCGCTCGTGGTCGACAAGCCGGAGGAGGCCGAGGAGGCCGCCGGCGGCGGTCACGGCCACGGTCACGGTCACGGCCACTGA
- a CDS encoding sigma-70 family RNA polymerase sigma factor translates to MLDVTEGCFAGTVTARAAAPSNGPAPPSPRDPARSARALRAADSGDGDLRELTHLAVQGDPGAIEVLIAEVRPMIVRYCRARLGRVSGQYHIADDVAQEVCIAVLSALPRYRDMGRPFASFVFGIAAHKIADALRSAVRAAVPTEDLPDGPDDRPGPEETVVRYIEAQRARDLLTRLPEHQRELVLLRVVAGLSAEETGNVLGMSAGAVRVAQHRALARLRAMAREESIA, encoded by the coding sequence ATGCTTGACGTGACCGAGGGATGCTTCGCCGGGACCGTGACCGCGCGCGCCGCCGCCCCCTCGAACGGGCCCGCCCCTCCCTCGCCCCGCGACCCCGCCCGTTCGGCGCGGGCGCTGCGTGCCGCGGACTCCGGCGACGGCGACCTCAGGGAGCTGACCCATCTCGCCGTGCAGGGCGATCCGGGCGCCATCGAGGTCCTCATCGCCGAGGTGCGCCCCATGATCGTGCGGTACTGCCGGGCCCGGCTCGGCCGGGTCTCCGGGCAGTACCACATCGCCGACGACGTGGCGCAGGAGGTCTGCATCGCCGTCCTGTCGGCCCTGCCCCGCTACCGGGACATGGGCCGGCCGTTCGCGTCCTTCGTCTTCGGCATCGCCGCGCACAAGATCGCGGACGCGCTGCGCAGCGCGGTCCGCGCCGCCGTGCCCACCGAGGACCTGCCGGACGGTCCGGACGACCGCCCGGGCCCCGAGGAGACGGTGGTCCGCTACATCGAGGCGCAGCGCGCCCGCGACCTGCTCACCCGGCTTCCCGAGCATCAGCGCGAGCTGGTGCTGCTACGGGTCGTCGCGGGCCTGTCGGCGGAGGAGACCGGTAATGTGCTGGGCATGTCCGCGGGGGCGGTACGGGTCGCGCAGCACCGGGCCCTGGCCCGGCTCCGTGCGATGGCCAGAGAGGAGTCGATCGCTTGA